The DNA window ATATTACCATCAAGCATgatttctttattcttttttttttctttttcttttaaacatAAGTTAACAAAAAATTAGGCAAGTATACTCTCAAGTTTATACTACCAAAGATTTTGGGTTCGAAGGAGGAGGGCAACAGCATACCGTTAtctaaacttttttattatcaaattcttgttttcaaatttgattttgtttagaaaattaaattttatttaatcaataatcaacaataaaatagtaaataaagaagattaaaaaaaattaattctcaaattttcttgttttaaattGTGTCAAGAAATTAGAGAAATTAAGCCGATTAAAAGAATAGCAgtcagatatttttttaaaaaatattatatttatactaaaaattaatcactaaatcaattattatgtatttatatataaaatattaagtatatatCAAAATCAGTTATCAGTgaatttgtatataatttaaatatttttaatatatattttatacttcaatgtatattctaataataaaaaataaagttttatgGAATATTTGGAGTAGGTTATAGGACACGTGAGAATGATGTCCCTACAATAGTAGCAGTGTTAAATTTGCACCGTGGATGGCACCCCCTTTGTCCCTCTATTTATTCACCACTTCTCACCCTCTCtgctttcattcattgcattcttCTCATTTCTCTCTTTCCCCTGCATCCCCACCTTCATCACTTTCTTTGATAATCTAACTACGCTATCAATCATTCATCCATATATATAACAATGGATTGCTTAGAACTCTACAAACAGGTCAGTGTCTATCTTATTACTTATCATTCTGTTAATTCATTCCTTCATGCCCTTGTTTCTCAAGGACTTTTGATGTTAAAAATGTCCCTAAACAAGTGTTCCTATAATCATACTTTACTTAATAAGCCTGCATGCATATTCTCATGACCCCATCGTGCCcttcattctattatattattactaATCAACATTTGATACATGATTATTGAATgattaacttaattaataagtatttaattatttcagaGGAATTTGAaagaggaaggagaagaagaagaggtgaCACTTGATGGGAGTGTTGATTGGAATGGACGCCCTGCTATCAGATCCAAATCTGGAACATGGGTTGCTGGAACTATCATACTCTGTAAATTCCTCTGCTCCCCAACACAATTCCATTCAATAATcttatataaattaaacaacTCCTTTTCATCATTATACAACACAATTATgcacctttttttctttcttttttgttttttaattgtgttttctaattttttatataacatTATTAGAGTTGATTTCAATTCATTTTTTCCCCTTATCTTACcgtttagttagttagttaatgcACTACTTATattaatatgaataattaatttaccattttttaaaaaattttaaatcaaattttcttaaaataatattaaaagataagcatttttttttattaaatttcttTCCGCTTAGTGCGCCATCAGCTTACTATATTACCGCCATTACATTATAATGCATGTTATATAGTGCATGTTTTAGTTTAGCGTAATTATTTCACATTTCATGTAAAGAGAATAATGCTATAAATTGtaagataatttaatatatttaattaaaatatatttgattgaattattataaaataaattcttcCTAATATTACAGAAAAGTGTTTTCATAGAAGTAGTCACCCTTAGTTTTTAGGTTGTGTGTGTGAGATACGTGTGGGTATAATTAATAAATGACGATAAGAGGTGGTGAGTATGTAGTAGCAGTTGGAGGCGTAGAAGTTTGATGAAGCACCTTGCTGTGTATCACAAAATAATATTGATGCTTATTTTAATGCGTTTTTCCTATAAAGACCATATATTCAAGATAGCTTATCAGCACCAATATAAGGAACTTACTCCAAAAGCTGCCTTACTGATCCACTACAAAACAACCAAACCCCTCTTTTGGTGTACGTAGCACAAAATTATAAACGACAACGTGCTCTATTTCCCTTCACAAAAACACCATAACCAAAACTTCTTTAAAATGGAAAATAGAAAGCACCATCAAGTTAAATGGGTGGGTTGGGTTTATGTTTTAGTTTCTAATAATATGATTTTGTTGAGataatattttatgtattatgAGAATATACTATATGACAACTTTTTTGAAAATGCTATTTTGTATATCTTTTCCTTCCtcccataaatatttttaaaatgtaattaGTAGTAACCAGCcatattatttttactaaacaACAAGTTTTATATGTTCTTAAACTATATATATCCCGTGTATATTTGGTTCACCTCTTTTGATTCAAGGGTTAttattgataatttttatttgagaaaGTATTAAAACTAACGTCCCACAATTAGTATTGAAATCAACATTCAacgtaaaaaaatattcaaaaattttaaaaaataaaaatattcaaaatttaattaaaaaattatacagaattcaaattgaacaaaaagttatttttgttaaattttgtaaTGAGTttgtttaataatatattataatgttggctgaaattgagagttATTGTTACTGTAATGAGTTTGTTTAgcattaatttttcttatttatttatttactttttgccCAAAGCAAAACCTTAGTTGTTGATCCATCCGATCGAGAAAGAGAgagtaaaaaacaaaaagaaaggaTAGACTATAGAGATGCTTCTAAATAATGACTATGGAAAAAAATAGCGACAACCACAAAGGTTTCCAAAGGAAgagtgtttgtgtgtgtgtgaaatGGGAGAGAGGAAGTTATAGCATGCAATTGAGAGGAAGCGTTCCTGACACGTAATTATTGGGAGAATCTTGCATGACGTGTGCTGTCGCCACGTGGCATGAGATCCACTTAAGTGCATGCATGACCAATGTTGATCATgctatcatatatatatatatatatggactACAGTGTGTTCAGTTTAAGAGTAAATTTCAAtctttaatgcaaagaaaatgAGATGACATAATGATATTGTAGTAGGAGGGTTGTAATTGTTGCTTCTTAATTGATTGTTGATTATTTCTTTGTGGCTCTCTTTGAAAATAGGATGTATTAAAGGTAAAGGAAAAACGGTAGGTCACTATCGTTTTAATAATATACTTTGTATgactaatatattatattatgtgaAGATTTATAtgcaaataattttaataatttgatatttattttctgaaaatttattGTAAATATACTCATAAGTAGTAGTAGCTGAAGGAAACTTAAATATTAAAACAATCAATTTAAGATACTTAAAATCATTTTtggagaataaaattaaattatgaaaaatagttaacaattttcttatttaataatttttttgaaaaaatgtatatcttattatatttttaaaaaataagaataaaaatctccaccaattgGTTTATTTCTGAGGAAAAGTGCAGGAACGTGTAGGATGCGTGCATGTGTACGTCTGAAATCTGTATTTGGATACATGCCCTTCAAAAAAATATCCTGAAAAGAGTCCAACAAAAGATTTTTTGTTTGGAAAAGCTATAAATTGGTCCTATAATGACTCTTATCGTATATaccaatttagtttttttaagattttcacATATGCctggaatttttttttcaacataAATTTGAttagttgaaacttgaaagatTTGTAACACAtttccaaaaaaaagaaaaaaaattatataagatttgtaatttatatcaattagttctgaaaatattaaaatttattaaattaatcaaactTTTGGCTCTTTTAAACCAATTGAAATCTCACAAGATTAATATcatgatatatatatactaacTATATTATGTATAAACAAATTTAGttgttaatttttagtatgcaACATAATATTTTGAAGTAAATAAACGTTATTTTTGTGGtgaggaacgaaaggcatcttagGCTCTATAGATATGTCGTTGTAGAAAGTGAGTGATTCATTAAATGAAATCCAAATGATTATGCAGATTGAGGTTTATGTTTCTGtaagtaaaattaaataaatatatagcaAGTAGAGAAGGTAGGCTTGTAATACCGATTTGGAAACCACTGTCACTTCGCAAATTAAAGAAGATTTGTTTTTCCTAAAATTCGAAACATTATTTCTCCTGGGAAAGCTATTAGTGGCAAACCACTGGTAACACTTTATGGATTTGCAATCAGCCGCCAGAGAGACTTTGAAAAAAAtcatatgaaaaaatataaaatgaaaaaatattacatctaactcaaaattttaaaatgtcaaATTAATGAATCTCTTATTTTATaagttctttaatttttttttacataggACTAACTTCATGCACTCTTTATACTTGAAATATTAATATCTTctatcaatttttttctctaaaaataaaataaaataaaaaaatatatagcaCATAAAAAGTGCCAATACCAAAAAAACCCTTCAATTAAGAGATGTtgttattagtagtagtaatccTGATTGATTTGGCCATGCATATTTGTAGAATGTGCTAAACAAACTTTGTTtactttcttaattaatatgtaACTAGTAAAATACATTACTTAATTCAAAGACGCTGAAAAGTCCAGGTGTATTATCAAATTCTCTAATTATGTAATTAGGCATGAACAAATTTTGGTTAATATTAGACAGAAGAGTGTGTATTATTGGAGCATGATGCACGTAACAAGCTAAGCTAAGGTTGCATGTTATTAATTAGTGTATTGGTACTaactgttttcttcttctttgtcgaCGAAACAGTGAATCAAGGTTTGGCAACTTTAGCATTCTTTGGGATCGGAGTGAACTTGGTTCTGTTCCTAACAAGGGTGATGGGGCAGAATAATGCTGATGCTGCTAATAGTGTGAGCAAGTGGACTGGCACTGTTTATATCTTCTCTCTTGTTGGGGCTTTTCTTAGTGATTCTTATTGGGGAAGATACAAAACTTGTGCCATCTTTCAGGTCATCTTTGTCATGGTAAGTAATTATATTCTCTCAACCTTTTTTTGAGGTTAGAGTAACTCATTTTTAGTCTTTAAATGTTTCACTTTATGTTTCTTAAAACAAGAAACACTGAAACTCGTAAATACCCGTGTTTAATTCTAATCAATTACTTCCTTAACTTACTAAACAATGTGATGGTTTCATATGACAGGGTCTAATATCCTTATCTCTATCATCGTACCTATTCTTGATTAGACCTAAAGATTGTGGAAATGAGACAGTTGTATGTGGGAAACATTCAAGCATGGAGATGGGGATGTTCTACCTCTCAATCTATCTCATTGCTCTAGGAAATGGAGGATACCAACCAAACATTGCAACATTTGGGGCTGATCAATTTGATGAAGACCACTCAAAGGAAGGTTACTCAAAAGTGGCCTTCTTTAGCTACTTCTACTTGGCTTTGAACCTTGGTTCCCTCTTCTCAAACACAATTCTGGGCTACTTTGAAGATGAAGGATTGTGGACACTCGGATTTTGGACATCTGCAGGGTCTGCCTTTGCTGCCCTGCTCTTGTTTCTAGTGGGCACGCCCAGATATCGACACTTTAAGCCTTGCGGCAACCCTCTTTCCAGGTTTTGCCAAGTCCTTGTGGCGGCCTCAAGGAAGTGTGGAGTTCAAATGACACCAAATGGAGATGACTTGTATGTCTTGGATGAAAAGGAATCTCCCAACAATGGCAATAGAAGGATTCTTCACACCCATGGATTCAAGTAAGAACctatttatgaaattttaaaaagattacaAATTTAACCATCAATAaacaaaactaattttattcACAGTTACTTGATACAAAGTTATCGTTTATTCATGAGTAGATTTATGAACATTCTAAACTCTTTTACATTGAATTGTAAACCAATTTGTCATATTTTGTAGGTTTCTGGATAGGGCAGCATTTATTTCTTCAAGAGATCTAGAGGACAAAAAAGGAGGCATCAACAACCCTTGGCACCTTTGTCCTATAACTCAAGTTGAAGAAGTGAAGTGCATACTAAGGCTTCTTC is part of the Arachis duranensis cultivar V14167 chromosome 1, aradu.V14167.gnm2.J7QH, whole genome shotgun sequence genome and encodes:
- the LOC107483631 gene encoding protein NRT1/ PTR FAMILY 7.3; amino-acid sequence: MDCLELYKQRNLKEEGEEEEVTLDGSVDWNGRPAIRSKSGTWVAGTIILLNQGLATLAFFGIGVNLVLFLTRVMGQNNADAANSVSKWTGTVYIFSLVGAFLSDSYWGRYKTCAIFQVIFVMGLISLSLSSYLFLIRPKDCGNETVVCGKHSSMEMGMFYLSIYLIALGNGGYQPNIATFGADQFDEDHSKEGYSKVAFFSYFYLALNLGSLFSNTILGYFEDEGLWTLGFWTSAGSAFAALLLFLVGTPRYRHFKPCGNPLSRFCQVLVAASRKCGVQMTPNGDDLYVLDEKESPNNGNRRILHTHGFKFLDRAAFISSRDLEDKKGGINNPWHLCPITQVEEVKCILRLLPIWLCTIIYSVVFTQMASLFVEQGAAMKTTISHFKIPPASMSSFDILSVAVFIFFYRRVLDPLVGKLKKTSSKGLTELQRMGVGLVIAIMAMVSAGIVECYRLKYANQGCLHCSGSSSLSIFWQIPQYALIGASEVFMYVGQLEFFNAQTPDGLKSFGSALCMTSISLGNYVSCLLVSMVMKVSTEDHMPGWIPGNLNRGHLDRFYFLLAALTSIDLIAYIACAKWFKSIQLEGKDEDDDHHTSCKV